The Synergistaceae bacterium genome includes a window with the following:
- a CDS encoding PLP-dependent aminotransferase family protein, translating to MSNNWTQSFSTAARKTRPSPVRELLKVINRPGMISFAGGMPAPEVFPVEQFAESADLLRTNGPLLLQYGTTEGYNPLREFLAKWTAPRMGREVGLDEMLLTTGSQQALDLFAWSMIDPGDVVITEDPTYMAAINTFANHSAEFASVRMDSEGMVVEELPALIEKLRKEGKKVKFIYTIVNFQNPGGATMTVPRRKELAAIAERYGLTIFEDDPYGYVRFDGEHLPSIFSFDKAGNTIYAGSFSKILSPGVRIGWVSGAKEIIRQMTVFKQTTDLCSSPLTQVLTYEYCKKGYLDSHLPSIVNNYRIKRDAMEKSFEKHLAPLGITWVKPEGGFFFWLNTGAIDSNDLAKRALDKKVAILPGEPFCIDPAAGIHAARINYTYSQPSVIEEGVSRLAQAINEMKIPAK from the coding sequence ATGAGTAACAACTGGACGCAAAGTTTCAGCACAGCCGCCCGCAAAACGAGACCTTCGCCGGTAAGAGAGCTTCTCAAGGTCATCAACAGGCCGGGGATGATTTCCTTTGCCGGAGGTATGCCCGCGCCTGAGGTATTCCCCGTGGAGCAGTTCGCAGAGAGCGCCGATCTGCTCAGAACCAACGGGCCGCTGCTGCTGCAGTACGGCACCACCGAGGGCTACAACCCTCTGCGGGAGTTTCTGGCGAAGTGGACCGCTCCCCGCATGGGCCGGGAAGTGGGGCTCGACGAGATGCTGCTGACCACCGGTTCTCAGCAGGCGCTGGATCTGTTCGCCTGGTCCATGATCGACCCCGGCGACGTGGTCATTACGGAAGATCCCACCTACATGGCCGCGATCAACACCTTCGCCAACCACAGCGCGGAGTTCGCCTCCGTGCGCATGGACAGCGAGGGCATGGTGGTGGAGGAGCTGCCCGCCCTCATTGAGAAACTGCGCAAAGAGGGCAAAAAGGTAAAATTCATCTACACCATCGTCAACTTCCAGAACCCCGGCGGCGCGACCATGACCGTACCCCGCCGGAAGGAGCTGGCGGCCATCGCGGAGCGTTACGGCCTGACCATCTTCGAGGACGATCCCTACGGATACGTGCGTTTTGACGGGGAGCACCTGCCCTCCATCTTCTCCTTCGACAAGGCGGGAAACACCATTTACGCGGGGTCCTTCTCCAAGATCCTTTCCCCCGGCGTGCGCATCGGATGGGTCTCCGGCGCGAAGGAGATCATCCGCCAGATGACCGTTTTCAAGCAGACCACCGACCTCTGTTCAAGCCCACTCACTCAGGTTCTCACCTACGAATACTGCAAAAAAGGCTATCTGGATTCTCATCTGCCCTCGATTGTCAACAACTACCGCATCAAACGCGACGCCATGGAAAAGAGTTTCGAAAAACACCTTGCCCCCCTGGGAATCACCTGGGTTAAGCCGGAGGGCGGGTTCTTCTTCTGGCTCAACACAGGAGCCATCGACAGCAACGACCTGGCGAAGCGCGCTCTGGACAAAAAGGTGGCCATCCTTCCCGGAGAGCCCTTCTGCATCGATCCGGCGGCGGGGATTCACGCGGCGAGAATCAACTACACCTACAGCCAGCCCTCCGTCATCGAGGAAGGCGTCTCCCGCCTGGCTCAGGCCATCAACGAAATGAAAATTCCCGCAAAATAA
- a CDS encoding response regulator gives MTGVPDQELLELKKLVKELNRQTVRNEVEKQNMRIIRHRLDLQIEIFSQIHRFTQRAFFASSLEELMDIQAEGVVDIFQLEMGATMRLDIGGDRLTLFGRCNFECEDSEFPVSKDWLARPELLDFRRQQSVVESPPGRYSPFEKLNLAHLIYLPIFGNQRNMEGVILGGISKEGAEIYDFSPEAISLLFMVYCQNMNGIYNNRVALDQAKAAGEAKSRFLSNLSHEIRTPMNAIIGMTQIAGRSDEPEEMKKCIGQISLASRHLLGLVNDVLDMSKIGEGKLVLENTPFSPEEVLKNVFDSLLPNAEGKGVALILDAPDIHDLTLTGDSLRLSQVLINFISNAIKFTPEGGRVTLEARVATQDRDKALLRFAVTDTGIGMSEEVLSRIFTPFEQADNSTSRKYGGTGLGLTISKNIVELMGSGIHVESRENEGSRFSFQVWFDLCHEKKAEAADDSPAIRDFTSRNILIADDVDINREIIVTFLTDTGAEMECVSNGREAVDRFAASEEGHFDLILMDVQMPVMDGCEATREIRKLPRADAASVLIYAMTANAFREDMQMVVEAGMNGHISKPVEYDIVMDVIDKALKER, from the coding sequence ATGACTGGTGTTCCCGATCAGGAATTACTGGAACTCAAAAAACTCGTAAAAGAGCTGAATCGTCAGACTGTACGCAATGAAGTTGAAAAACAAAATATGCGTATTATACGACACAGGCTGGATCTCCAGATAGAGATTTTCAGCCAGATTCATCGTTTCACCCAACGGGCCTTTTTCGCCTCATCGCTGGAGGAACTCATGGACATTCAGGCGGAGGGCGTGGTGGACATTTTTCAGCTGGAGATGGGAGCCACGATGCGTCTGGACATCGGAGGGGACCGGCTGACCCTGTTTGGACGATGCAACTTCGAGTGTGAAGATTCCGAGTTTCCGGTTTCAAAGGATTGGCTGGCCCGGCCGGAGCTTCTGGATTTCAGGCGGCAGCAGTCCGTCGTGGAATCCCCTCCCGGCAGGTATTCTCCCTTCGAGAAGCTGAACCTGGCCCACCTCATCTACCTGCCGATTTTTGGAAACCAGCGCAACATGGAAGGGGTCATTCTGGGAGGAATCTCCAAAGAGGGCGCCGAAATTTACGATTTCTCGCCGGAGGCCATCTCTTTGCTTTTCATGGTCTATTGTCAGAATATGAACGGAATTTACAACAATCGGGTGGCTCTGGACCAGGCGAAGGCGGCGGGGGAGGCGAAATCCAGGTTCCTCTCCAACCTGAGCCACGAAATTCGAACCCCCATGAACGCCATCATCGGCATGACGCAGATCGCGGGCCGCAGCGACGAACCGGAGGAAATGAAAAAATGCATCGGGCAGATCAGCCTGGCCTCGCGACACCTGCTGGGTCTCGTGAACGACGTCCTCGACATGTCGAAAATCGGAGAGGGCAAGCTGGTTCTGGAAAATACGCCCTTCTCCCCGGAGGAAGTTCTGAAGAACGTTTTCGACAGTCTGCTGCCCAACGCGGAGGGCAAGGGAGTGGCTCTGATCCTTGACGCGCCGGATATTCACGATCTGACCCTGACGGGGGATTCTCTGCGTCTGTCTCAGGTTTTGATCAACTTCATTTCCAACGCGATCAAATTTACGCCGGAGGGAGGCAGGGTGACGCTGGAGGCTCGAGTGGCCACTCAGGACAGAGACAAGGCGCTTCTCAGGTTTGCCGTGACGGACACGGGAATCGGCATGTCGGAAGAGGTTTTGTCGCGAATTTTCACCCCTTTCGAACAGGCGGACAACAGCACCTCCAGAAAGTACGGCGGGACGGGACTGGGTCTGACCATCAGCAAAAACATCGTGGAGCTCATGGGAAGCGGCATTCACGTGGAAAGCCGGGAAAACGAGGGATCCCGATTCTCCTTTCAGGTTTGGTTCGACCTCTGCCACGAGAAGAAAGCGGAGGCGGCGGATGACAGTCCGGCAATCAGGGATTTTACAAGCCGGAATATTCTGATCGCGGACGACGTGGACATCAACAGAGAGATCATCGTGACCTTCCTGACGGACACCGGAGCGGAGATGGAGTGCGTGTCCAACGGGCGGGAGGCGGTGGACCGGTTTGCGGCGTCGGAAGAAGGCCATTTCGACCTGATCCTGATGGACGTGCAAATGCCCGTTATGGATGGCTGCGAGGCCACCCGCGAAATCCGAAAACTGCCCCGCGCGGACGCCGCCTCCGTCCTGATCTACGCCATGACGGCCAACGCCTTCCGGGAGGACATGCAGATGGTGGTGGAGGCGGGAATGAACGGACACATCAGCAAGCCCGTGGAATATGACATCGTTATGGACGTCATCGACAAGGCCCTGAAGGAACGATAA
- a CDS encoding FIST C-terminal domain-containing protein produces the protein MLNFRSASVRIAESSRAVEECFEILYGNCAPDETALWIVNAGIGHRLNKIADAIHSRVPAASVLGSSCGGVIGREGVGESVTHMGVMVVDGPTEEMAWAAADDFHAEGAFEKGLDLAEKLKEKLPAPKVIYLLTPGLDSCNDELLKAFDEVFGNTLIFGGASSDNDKALATSQYIGDRASPCGIWAAGFADPSLKAAARATHGFTAYGDPMVATKVRDNKILEFDGLPAWSAYTRYLGNIAARNMKTVSIMGGLAAKLPPELAKASGNSCILRAGMPVDEKGAIRLAVSAKEGESWYMTARDEDLIFSELQKTLALLREDMAKNSSGDEIHPVAVFQADCMLRGRTLFNRVMKDEIIETVQHAFLNDGEIPPWLGIYGFGEFCPLGDRNFFHTYTTALLILYR, from the coding sequence ATGTTGAATTTTCGTTCTGCAAGTGTTCGCATTGCCGAAAGTTCTCGAGCCGTGGAAGAGTGCTTCGAAATACTTTACGGAAACTGCGCGCCGGATGAGACGGCCCTGTGGATCGTCAACGCCGGGATCGGGCACAGGCTGAACAAAATCGCCGATGCCATTCACTCCCGCGTGCCGGCGGCCTCTGTACTGGGAAGTTCCTGCGGCGGCGTCATCGGACGGGAGGGAGTCGGGGAATCCGTGACTCACATGGGGGTCATGGTGGTGGACGGGCCGACAGAAGAGATGGCCTGGGCGGCGGCAGACGATTTTCACGCCGAGGGGGCCTTCGAAAAGGGCCTGGACCTGGCGGAAAAGCTGAAGGAGAAACTCCCCGCGCCGAAGGTGATCTATCTGCTGACTCCCGGCCTCGACTCCTGCAACGACGAACTTCTGAAGGCCTTCGACGAGGTGTTCGGGAACACCCTGATTTTCGGAGGCGCTTCCTCTGACAACGACAAGGCTCTGGCCACGTCCCAGTACATCGGCGACAGGGCCAGCCCCTGCGGAATCTGGGCGGCGGGCTTCGCGGACCCGTCTCTGAAGGCGGCTGCCCGGGCCACTCATGGATTCACCGCCTACGGTGATCCGATGGTGGCCACGAAGGTCCGTGACAACAAAATCCTCGAGTTCGACGGACTTCCCGCCTGGTCCGCCTACACCCGATACCTGGGAAATATCGCCGCCAGAAACATGAAAACCGTTTCAATCATGGGCGGTCTGGCCGCGAAGCTGCCCCCGGAACTGGCGAAAGCCTCCGGAAACAGCTGCATTCTGCGGGCGGGAATGCCGGTGGATGAAAAGGGAGCCATTCGTCTGGCCGTTTCCGCAAAAGAGGGAGAGTCCTGGTATATGACGGCCCGGGACGAGGATTTGATTTTTTCGGAGCTGCAAAAAACCCTGGCGCTTCTCCGGGAGGACATGGCCAAAAACTCTTCCGGAGACGAAATCCACCCGGTGGCGGTCTTTCAGGCGGACTGCATGCTGCGGGGCAGAACCCTTTTCAATCGGGTGATGAAGGACGAAATCATCGAGACGGTGCAGCACGCGTTTCTGAACGACGGCGAAATCCCCCCCTGGCTGGGTATATACGGTTTCGGAGAATTTTGTCCCCTGGGGGACAGAAACTTTTTCCACACCTATACCACGGCTCTGCTCATTCTTTACAGGTAA
- a CDS encoding NADH peroxidase, whose translation MKKFVCSVCGYVYEGNEPPASCPQCKAPASKFEEQKTEGLTWADEHRIGVAKDVDPEVIEGLRANFTGECTEVGMYLAMSRQADREGYPEVAEAYKRIAFEEAEHAAKFAELLGEVVYSDTKKNLTLRVEAENGATAGKKKLATKAKELGYDAIHDTVHEMCKDEARHGCAFQGLLKRYFA comes from the coding sequence ATGAAGAAATTTGTATGCAGCGTGTGTGGTTATGTCTATGAGGGGAACGAGCCGCCTGCGAGCTGTCCGCAGTGCAAGGCGCCGGCTTCGAAGTTCGAGGAGCAGAAGACGGAGGGACTGACCTGGGCGGACGAGCACCGTATCGGCGTGGCGAAGGACGTGGATCCCGAGGTCATCGAGGGGCTGCGGGCCAACTTCACCGGCGAGTGCACGGAGGTGGGCATGTACCTGGCCATGAGCCGGCAGGCCGACAGGGAGGGCTATCCGGAGGTGGCGGAGGCCTACAAGCGCATAGCCTTTGAAGAGGCCGAACACGCCGCGAAGTTTGCGGAGCTCCTGGGGGAGGTCGTCTACAGCGACACGAAGAAGAACCTCACCCTTCGCGTGGAGGCCGAGAACGGCGCCACCGCCGGGAAGAAAAAGCTGGCCACCAAAGCCAAGGAGCTGGGTTACGACGCCATCCACGACACCGTCCACGAGATGTGCAAGGACGAGGCGCGCCACGGCTGCGCCTTCCAGGGGCTGCTCAAGCGTTATTTCGCCTGA
- a CDS encoding esterase family protein: protein MASMHVSFYSDVLKIDCGIEVVYPQNCTRTPPSLRNVIEPPYQVLYLLHGITRDQTAWVRLSSIEQDVMDMGLVVIMPTTQRGQYINQANGYRYSDYLTEELPQILSKMFHISTKREDTFIAGFSMGGYGAFKAALTYPERYACAASLSGALDIGIMYDLSAGVVTKEEVLINFNNKDPRGGEYDLFELAKNGAKSGKTMPKLYVSCGTEDRLHSTNVEFFQAAKDILDVTFYDEPGDHVWNYWDRNIKKVLEWLPIRQRDPNYIQRPNL from the coding sequence ATGGCCAGTATGCACGTGTCGTTTTATTCGGACGTTTTGAAAATCGACTGCGGTATCGAGGTGGTCTATCCCCAGAACTGCACCCGCACGCCCCCGTCCCTCCGGAACGTCATTGAGCCGCCCTATCAGGTTCTGTATCTGCTCCACGGAATCACCCGGGACCAGACCGCCTGGGTCCGCCTTTCCTCCATCGAGCAGGACGTTATGGACATGGGGCTGGTGGTGATCATGCCCACCACTCAGCGGGGCCAGTACATCAATCAGGCCAACGGCTATCGCTACAGCGATTACCTCACGGAGGAGCTGCCGCAGATCCTGTCGAAGATGTTTCACATTTCCACAAAGCGGGAAGATACCTTCATCGCTGGGTTTTCCATGGGAGGGTACGGGGCCTTCAAGGCCGCTCTCACGTATCCGGAGCGCTACGCCTGCGCCGCAAGCCTGTCGGGCGCTCTGGACATCGGGATCATGTACGATCTCTCGGCGGGAGTCGTCACCAAAGAAGAAGTTCTGATCAACTTCAACAACAAAGACCCCCGGGGCGGCGAATACGACCTTTTCGAGCTGGCGAAAAACGGGGCGAAAAGCGGGAAAACCATGCCGAAGCTCTACGTCTCCTGCGGCACGGAGGATCGTCTCCACTCCACCAACGTGGAGTTTTTCCAGGCCGCGAAGGACATCCTGGACGTGACCTTCTACGACGAGCCGGGGGACCACGTCTGGAACTACTGGGACCGGAACATCAAAAAGGTGCTGGAGTGGCTGCCCATCCGTCAGAGAGACCCCAACTACATACAGCGGCCCAATCTCTGA
- a CDS encoding DUF308 domain-containing protein, whose product MIDYMKTMRWTLCTTGAILIVLGILSFFHSLETLFSLAFFVGAGFLITGVNHLIPWFSMKGSPLRPLWLLPQSVLDILLGLLMLIRPGLTAFMIPVALGCWILLMAFLRFFSAFQVRRAGLSRWWMMLLSAVALVFCGMMMIASPLAGVAVVTWLVGSSFIGAGLLAIAEGRLLYS is encoded by the coding sequence ATGATCGATTACATGAAAACAATGCGCTGGACTCTCTGTACCACAGGAGCAATTTTAATCGTACTGGGAATCCTGTCGTTTTTTCACTCCCTGGAGACGCTTTTTTCTCTGGCGTTTTTCGTCGGCGCCGGCTTTCTCATCACCGGAGTGAATCACCTCATCCCCTGGTTCAGCATGAAGGGCAGCCCCCTCCGCCCCCTATGGCTTCTCCCTCAGAGCGTACTGGACATTTTACTGGGCCTGCTCATGCTGATTCGACCGGGATTGACCGCCTTCATGATCCCCGTCGCTCTGGGCTGCTGGATTCTGCTGATGGCCTTCCTGCGTTTTTTCAGCGCCTTTCAGGTCCGAAGGGCCGGACTGAGCAGGTGGTGGATGATGCTTCTCAGCGCGGTCGCTCTGGTGTTCTGCGGGATGATGATGATTGCGTCTCCCCTGGCGGGGGTCGCCGTCGTCACATGGCTCGTGGGATCCTCTTTCATCGGCGCGGGACTGCTGGCCATTGCCGAAGGCAGACTGCTCTACAGCTGA